The Schistocerca americana isolate TAMUIC-IGC-003095 chromosome 5, iqSchAmer2.1, whole genome shotgun sequence genome includes a window with the following:
- the LOC124616096 gene encoding ejaculatory bulb-specific protein 3-like — translation MARPHLLVLLAAVAMVAAQNPLSQIHVDMDALLADPAKVDAAVQCFVQDGDDSCEPLAKIIKSLISEMVKTNCAECSEPQKDDVAKFLSYVSKNKPDDMKKLLTKYDPSGEAVAKYGDNWRARGVNL, via the exons ATGGCTCGTCCGCACTTGCTggtattgctggcagcagtggcgatGGTCGCCGCTCAGAACCCGTTGTCGCAGATCCACGTGGACATGGACGCGCTGCTCGCAGACCCGGCCAAGGTGGACGCCGCCGTGCAGTGCTTCGTTCAGGACGGCGACGACTCCTGCGAACCGCTTGCGAAAATCATCAAAA GCCTGATCTCAGAGATGGTGAAGACCAACTGCGCCGAATGCTCTGAACCACAGAAAGATGATGTTGCGAAATTCCTGTCGTACGTGTCTAAGAATAAGCCAGACGATATGAAGAAGCTGCTCACCAAGTATGACCCTAGTGGAGAAGCTGTGGCCAAGTACGGAGACAACTGGAGAGCCAGAGGAGTTAACTTGTGA